A single genomic interval of Chroicocephalus ridibundus chromosome 23, bChrRid1.1, whole genome shotgun sequence harbors:
- the GFPT1 gene encoding glutamine--fructose-6-phosphate aminotransferase [isomerizing] 1 isoform X2 codes for MCGIFAYLNYHVPRTRRDILETLIKGLQRLEYRGYDSAGVGIDGGNDKDWEANACKIQLIKQKGKVKALDEEVHKQQDMDLDIEFDVHLGIAHTRWATHGEPSPVNSHPQRSDKNNEFIVIHNGIITNYKDLRKFLESKGYDFESETDTESIAKLVKYMYDNRDSDDISFTTLVERVIQQLEGAFALVFKSVHYPGQAVGTRRGSPLLIGVRSEHKLSTDHIPILYRTAVQSMDHSFDGISIKMEEGKDKKGSCNLSRVDSTTCLFPVEEKAVEYYFASDASAVIEHTNRVIFLEDDDVAAVVDGRLSIHRIKRTAGDHPGRAVQTLQMELQQIMKGNFSSFMQKEIFEQPESVVNTMRGRVNFDDYTVNLGGLKDHIKEIQRCRRLILIACGTSYHAGVATRQVLEELTELPVMVELASDFLDRNTPVFRDDVCFFISQSGETADTLMGLRYCKERGALTVGITNTVGSSISRETDCGVHINAGPEIGVASTKAYTSQFVSLVMFALMMCDDRISMQERRKEIMRGLKGLPDLIKEVLSMDDEIQKLATELYHQKSVLIMGRGYHYATCLEGALKIKEITYMHSEGILAGELKHGPLALVDKLMPVIMIIMRDHTYAKCQNALQQVIARQGRPVVICDKEDIETIKNNKRTIKVPHSVDCLQGILSVIPLQLLAFHLAVLRGYDVDRIAASRD; via the exons GCATCTTTGCTTACCTGAATTACCATGTTCCCCGGACAAGACGGGACATCCTGGAGACCCTTATCAAAGGGCTTCAGCGGCTGGAGTACAGAGGCTATGATTCTGCAG GTGTGGGAATTGATGGCGGAAACGACAAAGACTGGGAAGCTAACGCTTGCAAAATCCAGCTTAtcaaacagaaagggaaagtGAAGGCTCTGGATGAGGAGGTTCACA agcAACAGGACATGGACCTTGACATCGAGTTTGATGTACACCTTGGCATCGCCCATACCCGCTGGGCTACCCATGGCGAGCCCAGTCCTGTCAACAGCCACCCGCAACGCTCGGACAAAAACAATG AGTTCATCGTCATTCACAACGGCATCATCACCAACTACAAGGACCTGCGGAAATTCCTG GAGAGCAAAGGCTACGACTTTGAGTCGGAGACGGACACAGAGAGCATCGCCAAACTGGTCAAGTACATGTATGACAACCGGGACAGCGACGACATCAGCTTCACCACGCTGGTGGAGAGGGTGATCCAGCAGCTG GAAGGTGCTTTCGCCCTTGTGTTCAAAAGTGTTCATTATCCTGGTCAAGCGGTCGGTACCCG GCGAGGCAGCCCCCTGCTCATCGGAGTGCGCAGCGAGCACAAGCTCTCCACCGACCACATCCCCATACTCTACAGAACGG CTGTACAATCTATGGATCATTCTTTTGATGGAATATCCATAAAAATGGAGGAAG GTAAAGACAAGAAGGGAAGTTGCAACCTGTCTCGTGTTGACAGTACCACCTGCCTTTTCCCCGTTGAGGAGAAAGCTGTGGAGTACTACTTTGCTTCTGATGCTAG TGCTGTCATTGAGCATACCAACAGAGTGATTTTCCTTGAAGATGACGATGTAGCAGCTGTGGTCGATGGCCGCCTTTCCATCCACCGGATTAAACGCACAGCAGGCGATCACCCCGGCCGTGCTGTCCAAACCCTGCAGATGGAACTCCAGCAAATTATGAAGG gTAACTTCAGCTCATTTATGCAGAAGGAAATTTTCGAACAGCCAGAATCTGTTGTTAATACGATGAGAGGAAGGGTCAACTTTGATGACTACACTG TAAATCTCGGTGGGTTGAAGGATCATATTAAGGAGATTCAGAGGTGTCGTCGTTTAATCCTTATTGCCTGTGGGACAAGTTACCACGCTGGAGTTGCG ACTCGTCAGGTTCTGGAAGAACTGACTGAATTACCTGTTATGGTTGAACTAGCTAGCGACTTCTTGGACAGAAACACCCCTGTCTTCAGAGACGATGTTTGCTTTTTCATCAGCCAGTCAG GTGAGACAGCGGATACGTTGATGGGTCTTCGGTACTGCAAAGAGCGAGGAGCCTTAACCGTAGGAATAACTAACACAGTCGGCAGCTCTATATCACGAGAGACAGACTGCGGAGTCCATATCAATGCAGGACCAGAGATCGGGGTTGCGAGTACCAAG GCCTACACCAGCCAGTTCGTCTCTTTGGTGATGTTTGCTCTGATGATGTGCGATGACAGAATTTCTATGCAGGAAAGGCGCAAGGAAATCATGCGTGGTCTAAAGGGGCTGCCAG aCTTAATTAAAGAGGTGCTGAGCATGGATGATGAGATCCAGAAGCTAGCCACGGAGCTATACCATCAGAAGTCTGTTCTCATCATGGGCCGTGGCTACCATTATGCTACATGTCTCGAGGGAGCTTTG aaaattaaagaaattaccTACATGCACTCTGAAGGGATATTGGCAGGTGAGCTGAAGCACGGCCCTCTTGCGCTGGTGGACAAACTCATGCCTGTTATCATGATCATCATGAGAGACCACACGTATGCCAAGTGCCAGAACGCCCTTCAGCAGGTCATTGCACGACAA GGGCGACCTGTCGTGATTTGTGATAAGGAAGACATCGAGACAATTAAGAACAATAAGAGAACAATCAAAGTTCCCCATTCAGTGGACTGTCTGCAGGGGATCCTGAGCGTTATCCCCCTTCAGCTTCTGGCGTTCCATCTTGCAGTTCTCAGAGGATACGAT
- the GFPT1 gene encoding glutamine--fructose-6-phosphate aminotransferase [isomerizing] 1 isoform X3, whose product MCGIFAYLNYHVPRTRRDILETLIKGLQRLEYRGYDSAGVGIDGGNDKDWEANACKIQLIKQKGKVKALDEEVHKQQDMDLDIEFDVHLGIAHTRWATHGEPSPVNSHPQRSDKNNEFIVIHNGIITNYKDLRKFLESKGYDFESETDTESIAKLVKYMYDNRDSDDISFTTLVERVIQQLEGAFALVFKSVHYPGQAVGTRRGSPLLIGVRSEHKLSTDHIPILYRTGKDKKGSCNLSRVDSTTCLFPVEEKAVEYYFASDASAVIEHTNRVIFLEDDDVAAVVDGRLSIHRIKRTAGDHPGRAVQTLQMELQQIMKGNFSSFMQKEIFEQPESVVNTMRGRVNFDDYTVNLGGLKDHIKEIQRCRRLILIACGTSYHAGVATRQVLEELTELPVMVELASDFLDRNTPVFRDDVCFFISQSGETADTLMGLRYCKERGALTVGITNTVGSSISRETDCGVHINAGPEIGVASTKAYTSQFVSLVMFALMMCDDRISMQERRKEIMRGLKGLPDLIKEVLSMDDEIQKLATELYHQKSVLIMGRGYHYATCLEGALKIKEITYMHSEGILAGELKHGPLALVDKLMPVIMIIMRDHTYAKCQNALQQVIARQGRPVVICDKEDIETIKNNKRTIKVPHSVDCLQGILSVIPLQLLAFHLAVLRGYDVDFPRNLAKAVTVE is encoded by the exons GCATCTTTGCTTACCTGAATTACCATGTTCCCCGGACAAGACGGGACATCCTGGAGACCCTTATCAAAGGGCTTCAGCGGCTGGAGTACAGAGGCTATGATTCTGCAG GTGTGGGAATTGATGGCGGAAACGACAAAGACTGGGAAGCTAACGCTTGCAAAATCCAGCTTAtcaaacagaaagggaaagtGAAGGCTCTGGATGAGGAGGTTCACA agcAACAGGACATGGACCTTGACATCGAGTTTGATGTACACCTTGGCATCGCCCATACCCGCTGGGCTACCCATGGCGAGCCCAGTCCTGTCAACAGCCACCCGCAACGCTCGGACAAAAACAATG AGTTCATCGTCATTCACAACGGCATCATCACCAACTACAAGGACCTGCGGAAATTCCTG GAGAGCAAAGGCTACGACTTTGAGTCGGAGACGGACACAGAGAGCATCGCCAAACTGGTCAAGTACATGTATGACAACCGGGACAGCGACGACATCAGCTTCACCACGCTGGTGGAGAGGGTGATCCAGCAGCTG GAAGGTGCTTTCGCCCTTGTGTTCAAAAGTGTTCATTATCCTGGTCAAGCGGTCGGTACCCG GCGAGGCAGCCCCCTGCTCATCGGAGTGCGCAGCGAGCACAAGCTCTCCACCGACCACATCCCCATACTCTACAGAACGG GTAAAGACAAGAAGGGAAGTTGCAACCTGTCTCGTGTTGACAGTACCACCTGCCTTTTCCCCGTTGAGGAGAAAGCTGTGGAGTACTACTTTGCTTCTGATGCTAG TGCTGTCATTGAGCATACCAACAGAGTGATTTTCCTTGAAGATGACGATGTAGCAGCTGTGGTCGATGGCCGCCTTTCCATCCACCGGATTAAACGCACAGCAGGCGATCACCCCGGCCGTGCTGTCCAAACCCTGCAGATGGAACTCCAGCAAATTATGAAGG gTAACTTCAGCTCATTTATGCAGAAGGAAATTTTCGAACAGCCAGAATCTGTTGTTAATACGATGAGAGGAAGGGTCAACTTTGATGACTACACTG TAAATCTCGGTGGGTTGAAGGATCATATTAAGGAGATTCAGAGGTGTCGTCGTTTAATCCTTATTGCCTGTGGGACAAGTTACCACGCTGGAGTTGCG ACTCGTCAGGTTCTGGAAGAACTGACTGAATTACCTGTTATGGTTGAACTAGCTAGCGACTTCTTGGACAGAAACACCCCTGTCTTCAGAGACGATGTTTGCTTTTTCATCAGCCAGTCAG GTGAGACAGCGGATACGTTGATGGGTCTTCGGTACTGCAAAGAGCGAGGAGCCTTAACCGTAGGAATAACTAACACAGTCGGCAGCTCTATATCACGAGAGACAGACTGCGGAGTCCATATCAATGCAGGACCAGAGATCGGGGTTGCGAGTACCAAG GCCTACACCAGCCAGTTCGTCTCTTTGGTGATGTTTGCTCTGATGATGTGCGATGACAGAATTTCTATGCAGGAAAGGCGCAAGGAAATCATGCGTGGTCTAAAGGGGCTGCCAG aCTTAATTAAAGAGGTGCTGAGCATGGATGATGAGATCCAGAAGCTAGCCACGGAGCTATACCATCAGAAGTCTGTTCTCATCATGGGCCGTGGCTACCATTATGCTACATGTCTCGAGGGAGCTTTG aaaattaaagaaattaccTACATGCACTCTGAAGGGATATTGGCAGGTGAGCTGAAGCACGGCCCTCTTGCGCTGGTGGACAAACTCATGCCTGTTATCATGATCATCATGAGAGACCACACGTATGCCAAGTGCCAGAACGCCCTTCAGCAGGTCATTGCACGACAA GGGCGACCTGTCGTGATTTGTGATAAGGAAGACATCGAGACAATTAAGAACAATAAGAGAACAATCAAAGTTCCCCATTCAGTGGACTGTCTGCAGGGGATCCTGAGCGTTATCCCCCTTCAGCTTCTGGCGTTCCATCTTGCAGTTCTCAGAGGATACGAT gtTGATTTTCCAAGAAATCTGGCCAAGGCCGTAACTGTAGAGTGA
- the GFPT1 gene encoding glutamine--fructose-6-phosphate aminotransferase [isomerizing] 1 isoform X1 has translation MCGIFAYLNYHVPRTRRDILETLIKGLQRLEYRGYDSAGVGIDGGNDKDWEANACKIQLIKQKGKVKALDEEVHKQQDMDLDIEFDVHLGIAHTRWATHGEPSPVNSHPQRSDKNNEFIVIHNGIITNYKDLRKFLESKGYDFESETDTESIAKLVKYMYDNRDSDDISFTTLVERVIQQLEGAFALVFKSVHYPGQAVGTRRGSPLLIGVRSEHKLSTDHIPILYRTAVQSMDHSFDGISIKMEEGKDKKGSCNLSRVDSTTCLFPVEEKAVEYYFASDASAVIEHTNRVIFLEDDDVAAVVDGRLSIHRIKRTAGDHPGRAVQTLQMELQQIMKGNFSSFMQKEIFEQPESVVNTMRGRVNFDDYTVNLGGLKDHIKEIQRCRRLILIACGTSYHAGVATRQVLEELTELPVMVELASDFLDRNTPVFRDDVCFFISQSGETADTLMGLRYCKERGALTVGITNTVGSSISRETDCGVHINAGPEIGVASTKAYTSQFVSLVMFALMMCDDRISMQERRKEIMRGLKGLPDLIKEVLSMDDEIQKLATELYHQKSVLIMGRGYHYATCLEGALKIKEITYMHSEGILAGELKHGPLALVDKLMPVIMIIMRDHTYAKCQNALQQVIARQGRPVVICDKEDIETIKNNKRTIKVPHSVDCLQGILSVIPLQLLAFHLAVLRGYDVDFPRNLAKAVTVE, from the exons GCATCTTTGCTTACCTGAATTACCATGTTCCCCGGACAAGACGGGACATCCTGGAGACCCTTATCAAAGGGCTTCAGCGGCTGGAGTACAGAGGCTATGATTCTGCAG GTGTGGGAATTGATGGCGGAAACGACAAAGACTGGGAAGCTAACGCTTGCAAAATCCAGCTTAtcaaacagaaagggaaagtGAAGGCTCTGGATGAGGAGGTTCACA agcAACAGGACATGGACCTTGACATCGAGTTTGATGTACACCTTGGCATCGCCCATACCCGCTGGGCTACCCATGGCGAGCCCAGTCCTGTCAACAGCCACCCGCAACGCTCGGACAAAAACAATG AGTTCATCGTCATTCACAACGGCATCATCACCAACTACAAGGACCTGCGGAAATTCCTG GAGAGCAAAGGCTACGACTTTGAGTCGGAGACGGACACAGAGAGCATCGCCAAACTGGTCAAGTACATGTATGACAACCGGGACAGCGACGACATCAGCTTCACCACGCTGGTGGAGAGGGTGATCCAGCAGCTG GAAGGTGCTTTCGCCCTTGTGTTCAAAAGTGTTCATTATCCTGGTCAAGCGGTCGGTACCCG GCGAGGCAGCCCCCTGCTCATCGGAGTGCGCAGCGAGCACAAGCTCTCCACCGACCACATCCCCATACTCTACAGAACGG CTGTACAATCTATGGATCATTCTTTTGATGGAATATCCATAAAAATGGAGGAAG GTAAAGACAAGAAGGGAAGTTGCAACCTGTCTCGTGTTGACAGTACCACCTGCCTTTTCCCCGTTGAGGAGAAAGCTGTGGAGTACTACTTTGCTTCTGATGCTAG TGCTGTCATTGAGCATACCAACAGAGTGATTTTCCTTGAAGATGACGATGTAGCAGCTGTGGTCGATGGCCGCCTTTCCATCCACCGGATTAAACGCACAGCAGGCGATCACCCCGGCCGTGCTGTCCAAACCCTGCAGATGGAACTCCAGCAAATTATGAAGG gTAACTTCAGCTCATTTATGCAGAAGGAAATTTTCGAACAGCCAGAATCTGTTGTTAATACGATGAGAGGAAGGGTCAACTTTGATGACTACACTG TAAATCTCGGTGGGTTGAAGGATCATATTAAGGAGATTCAGAGGTGTCGTCGTTTAATCCTTATTGCCTGTGGGACAAGTTACCACGCTGGAGTTGCG ACTCGTCAGGTTCTGGAAGAACTGACTGAATTACCTGTTATGGTTGAACTAGCTAGCGACTTCTTGGACAGAAACACCCCTGTCTTCAGAGACGATGTTTGCTTTTTCATCAGCCAGTCAG GTGAGACAGCGGATACGTTGATGGGTCTTCGGTACTGCAAAGAGCGAGGAGCCTTAACCGTAGGAATAACTAACACAGTCGGCAGCTCTATATCACGAGAGACAGACTGCGGAGTCCATATCAATGCAGGACCAGAGATCGGGGTTGCGAGTACCAAG GCCTACACCAGCCAGTTCGTCTCTTTGGTGATGTTTGCTCTGATGATGTGCGATGACAGAATTTCTATGCAGGAAAGGCGCAAGGAAATCATGCGTGGTCTAAAGGGGCTGCCAG aCTTAATTAAAGAGGTGCTGAGCATGGATGATGAGATCCAGAAGCTAGCCACGGAGCTATACCATCAGAAGTCTGTTCTCATCATGGGCCGTGGCTACCATTATGCTACATGTCTCGAGGGAGCTTTG aaaattaaagaaattaccTACATGCACTCTGAAGGGATATTGGCAGGTGAGCTGAAGCACGGCCCTCTTGCGCTGGTGGACAAACTCATGCCTGTTATCATGATCATCATGAGAGACCACACGTATGCCAAGTGCCAGAACGCCCTTCAGCAGGTCATTGCACGACAA GGGCGACCTGTCGTGATTTGTGATAAGGAAGACATCGAGACAATTAAGAACAATAAGAGAACAATCAAAGTTCCCCATTCAGTGGACTGTCTGCAGGGGATCCTGAGCGTTATCCCCCTTCAGCTTCTGGCGTTCCATCTTGCAGTTCTCAGAGGATACGAT gtTGATTTTCCAAGAAATCTGGCCAAGGCCGTAACTGTAGAGTGA